In one window of Scylla paramamosain isolate STU-SP2022 chromosome 38, ASM3559412v1, whole genome shotgun sequence DNA:
- the LOC135091663 gene encoding probable serine/threonine-protein kinase kinX, whose product MPSQYQVDVSQLKEEKDDPKKDSQYTKPGSQYEEAATFSFPVKQPEYKEDKVPQYKEDSPQYQDHQYVPGPQFEVTKPAADKAEGKEDLSQYQENVSQYKTDPQYTENLSQYDQPDSQYKEGSQHQLDLSQYEKDDSQYKEGLSQYKEDLPQYKEDLPQYKEDSQYKIDLSQYDKPNIQQENPDSQYKDHSQFEEDPQFNTGLSQYDRPDSQYEKPDPDHKEDLSQHKEDPSQYKEDSKYKTDSSQFEKEDSQYKGDLPQYNEGVSEYKEDSQYEKDSQYKDFSQYKEGSQFRIDLSQHEKPDSQNKEDSQYRIDFSQYEKPESQFKEGFKYRIDLTQHEKPDPQYKEDLPQYKEDLPQYEDVAKYKEDSQYKIDLSQYEEHDSQYKEDLPQYKTDLSQQDNPDSQYEDDLHQYKQRQDHEEDPSQYTASFPQYTEPQFTSGGGEDLPKYGEKMKRTAKSQEKEEDEDQYRSLFISQYPSEYDTQYDDQYDPQYGDQYEQQQEATLFYPVVARDFQPPDLSVFKFPEPTVTHEHARFGDTPVYIPVHLRSQLSSTTSTDGTNSQKALTEAESAVISPSSESFGESSSSVTKSEGGFVGEDLDEEVKEAEEEEEEEEEEEEEEEEEETDLKEFTFTDTSEEIYTGKEYEGKSVTGTSLSLPSTEEQIYTGEGREASTHTGASQEDIYTEGVGEEKSVPGTSSLTSTDEEQIYTDEGREQLTHTATSEEIYTGERKEKPNIPGTSHPDSEQIYADERSTHQTQHVSHAPPVAESTLISETETSQTGAAQVEVAEDDAKHEPVHLERPTEDERDLGEDHHSGQTNTASTDTKSTSGKPQEQKGAKYTESQEESPGVAYKESKIQKSE is encoded by the coding sequence ATGCCATCCCAGTATCAGGTAGACGTATCCCAgcttaaggaagagaaagatgaccCCAAGAAAGACTCCCAGTACACCAAACCGGGTTCCCAGTATGAGGAAGCTGCTACGTTCTCATTCCCAGTCAAACAACCTGAATATAAGGAAGACAAGGTGCCCCAGTATAAGGAAGATTCACCCCAGTATCAAGACCACCAGTACGTACCGGGACCGCAGTTTGAGGTGACTAAACCCGCAGCTGACAAGGCAGAAGGTAAGGAAGACCTGTCCCAGTACCAGGAGAACGTGTCCCAGTACAAAACAGATCCCCAGTACACGGAAAATCTCTCCCAGTATGACCAACCGGACTCCCAGTATAAGGAAGGCTCCCAGCATCAATTAGACCTCTCCCAGTATGAAAAAGATGACTCCCAGTATAAAGAAGGGCTCTCCCAGTATAAGGAAGACCTCCCCCAGTATAAGGAAGACCTCCCCCAGTATAAGGAAGACTCCCAGTATAAAATAGACCTCTCCCAGTACGATAAACCAAACATACAGCAAGAAAATCCCGACTCCCAGTACAAAGACCACTCCCAGTTTGAGGAAGACCCCCAATTTAACACAGGCCTCTCCCAGTATGATAGACCTGACTCCCAGTATGAAAAACCAGACCCTGATCATAAGGAAGACCTATCTCAGCATAAAGAAGATCCCTCCCAGTATAAGGAAGACTCCAAGTATAAGACAGACTCCTCCCAGTTTGAAAAAGAAGACTCCCAGTATAAAGGAGACCTTCCCCAGTATAATGAAGGAGTGTCAGAGTATAAAGAGGACTCCCAGTATGAAAAGGACTCCCAGTATAAAGACTTCTCCCAGTATAAGGAAGGCTCCCAGTTTAGAATAGACCTCTCCCAGCACGAGAAACCTGACTCCCAGAATAAGGAAGACTCCCAGTATAGAATAGACTTCTCCCAGTACGAAAAGCCTGAGTCCCAGTTTAAGGAAGGCTTCAAGTATAGGATAGACCTCACCCAGCACGAGAAACCTGACCCCCAGTATAAGGAAGATCTCCCCCAGTATAAGGAAGACCTCCCCCAGTATGAAGACGTTGCCAAATATAAGGAAGACTCCCAATACAAAATAGACCTCTCCCAGTATGAGGAACACGACTCCCAGTATAAGGAAGACCTCCCCCAGTACAAGACAGACCTATCCCAGCAGGACAACCCGGATTCCCAGTATGAAGACGACCTCCACCAGTACAAACAACGGCAGGATCACGAGGAAGACCCATCCCAGTATACCGCATCTTTCCCCCAGTACACGGAGCCCCAGTTCACGTCAGGGGGTGGCGAGGACCTCCCTAAATATGgcgagaagatgaagaggacagCTAAGtcacaagagaaggaggaagatgaagaccaGTATCGTTCATTGTTCATCAGCCAGTACCCCTCCGAGTATGACACCCAGTATGACGACCAGTACGACCCCCAGTATGGCGACCAGtacgagcagcagcaggaggccaCACTGTTTTACCCAGTCGTGGCCAGAGATTTCCAGCCACCAGATCTGTCAGTTTTCAAATTTCCAGAACCCACAGTGACCCACGAACATGCCAGATTCGGGGACACTCCTGTCTACATCCCAGTCCACCTGCGCTCCCAACTCAGCTCCACGACCTCCACGGATGGCACAAACTCGCAGAAGGCGCTGACGGAGGCTGAGAGTGCGGTAATAAGCCCTTCCAGTGAGTCATTTGGCGAATCTTCAAGTTCAGTTACGAAATCCGAAGGGGGTTTTGTGGGTGAGGATTTagatgaggaggtgaaggaggcggaggaggaggaggaggaggaggaggaggaggaggaggaggaggaggaggaggaaactgattTGAAGGAGTTTACTTTTACCGACACATCAGAGGAAATCTATACTGGGAAGGAATACGAGGGAAAGTCAGTTACCGGTACGTCTCTTTCACTGCCATCCACGGAGGAACAGATATACAccggtgagggaagggaagcgtcCACTCATACCGGTGCATCACAGGAAGACATTTATACCGAGGGAGTGGGTGAGGAGAAGTCAGTTCCCGGTACATCTTCATTGACATCCACAGACGAGGAGCAAATATATACTgacgaaggaagggaacagCTCACTCACACCGCTACATCAGAAGAAATATATAccggggagaggaaggaaaagcccAACATACCCGGTACATCACACCCTGACTCTGAGCAAATCTACGCTGACGAGAGATCAACACACCAAACGCAGCACGTCTCGCACGCTCCACCAGTCGCCGAGTCCACCCTGATCTCTGAAACTGAGACTTCCCAAACCGGTGCAGCCCAGGTCGAGGTGGCTGAGGATGACGCAAAACACGAACCAGTCCACCTAGAACGTCCAACGGAAGACGAGAGAGACCTAGGAGAGGACCATCACTCGGGCCAAACAAACACAGCTTCCACAGATACTAAGTCCACATCAGGGAAGCCTCAGGAACAAAAGGGCGCCAAGTATACTGAGAGCCAAGAGGAGAGTCCAGGGGTAGCCTACAAAGAGTCTAAAATCCAGAAGTCCGAGTGA